CCCACCATTGTTCCCTCCCGCCACGGCACAAAAAATAGGTTTCGCCTTCCGCGCTGAATCAGCGCGTCGGGATCTAGATGTTCCTGTCGGCTCTCCAGCCCCACGCCGATGCTCCCAAACCACCGCTTGCGCACAACCAGATTCCAGGCTCCAACGAGGGGATGCTCCCTCCCCCGTCGACCGCACCACGTCTTCCACCAAGGACCCGCCGCGTTGAGAACGGCACGAGCGCCGATGGCGAATTCCGCGTCGGCGATTTCATCGCGCGCAAGGACCCCCGAAACGGCGCCTCCCGATTCGAGGATTCGCACAGCCCGTACATAATTGGCGACGGCCGCGCCGCGCCAGCTGGCCGACAGCGCAAACGCCAGCGTCAGGCGCTCAATGTCATGAGCGAGCGCATCGTACCAGAGCGCAGCTCCATCGTAGGATGCGGCGGGAAGCAGTGGCCACAATTCGGCCGCTTCCCGCCGCGAGAGAATTCGGCCGCACGGTAACTGATGGGTCTTGTTGACGCCGTAGTTCCGATCGAACGAAACCAAATCATTGACCCACAACGCAGCGCGCAAGGCCATCCGGCTACGGACGCCCCAGCCCCGCGTCGGAATGGCAAACGCCTGCGGACGAAGCAGCGCAGGCGCCAGTTGGAGAAACCGGCGGCGTGCCAGGATCGACTCTCGCATTCGTTTGAAGTTGCCGTGCTGCAAATAGCGGAGGCCGCCGTGTATGACTTTGAGACTGTTGGCCGAGGTGGCGGCACCAAAGTCTCCAGCATCGATGAGAGCTGTCTTCAGACCCAGGCGTGCGGCCGTCCATGCTGCGCTCGCCCCGTGAATACCGGCGCCGACGACCAAAAGGTCGAACGACTCGGTTTCGAGCCGTCGGAGAGCATCGTCGCGAGCGCCCACGCCCGATCAACCTCCCCGAGCCAGGAGGGAATAGGACTCGCGCAACGCTTTGCGATAAGCCTCGCGGCTGTGCCGTTCCGAAGCGCGAGTGGCCGCTGCGGCGCCGAGCCGCTGCCGCGCGGCGGGATCGCGCGCCAACTCCGTCAACGCGTCGGCGAGGGCTGTCGGTTCCGGATCGACAAGGCGCGCAACCGAATCATCGAGGACTTGGGTGTGCGACTCGATGCGCGTCGCGACAATCGCGCGGCCCGCTGCCAGATACGAGTAGATCTTCATCGGCGTGTTCACGCCCCGAAGGCGCGGCGATACGAGGATATCGGCCTGCTGGAGATAATACATCAACCGTTCCAGCGGACGGGGACCCAATAAAAAAGCGCGCCCGGCCAGCCCGAGCGAATCTGCACGCGCCCTATAATTGGCAACATCTTGCTCGCGTCCCCCGATGATGACCAGTCGAAGATCCGGATCGCTTGCCGCGGCGAATCCTTCGAGGAGAAGGTCAACTCCTTGGTAATGTTCCAGGTTGCCCACGTACAGCGCGAGGGTCCCTCGAATGCCGAGCCGTTCACGCAGGGGCTCGGTCTCCGGCGGCACGGGCGGGAAATCCATCGCCATGTCATGGAGCAACACGCAGGGCTTGCCGGGCGCATGCCTCTCCACCTTGTCGGCGAGGGCTCGACACACAGGCAGGACAAGGTCGGCGGAGCGGATCGCGTATCGCTCAAATGCGTACAGGATTGGCGCCACTAGGCGAAGCCACCCCCATTTTTCAATCAACTGGTCCGCCATCGACGAGTCCATGTCGTAGACCACGCGCGCGCCGATGCGCGAGGCGAGGCGCCGCGCGAAAAAAATAGACTCCTCGCAGGCGTGGACGACGTCATAGCGCGTTTCGCGGACAAGCCGCCCGGCAAGCTGAAAGAGGCCCGCATCGCAGCGCAGTTTGGCGACGGAAAAACCGATCGGCACGCGCTGCACACCCCGAGGGCGGCGAGCCCGAAAAATGCGGACGCCGGGCACCGAGACGTCCCGCCCAAACGGAAAGGTGACAAGGTCAACTTCATGGCCTTCCGCGGCAAGCGTTTCCGCAACCCACTTGACGGCAATCGGCGTGCCGCGCTCCTCGTAAAACGGCTGGGGGGCAAGCAAAAGGACTTTCATCGCAGCATGGCCCGAGCTTCGGGCATCAAACCCCATGCGCCGAGGCGGGCCCGCCGTGCCTCTTTCTCAAGCCGTTTGAGGGTTTGTTGCTTGCGGGAGTCCCACGCCCCCTCGACCCACATGCCGTGCGGACGGGCAAGTCCCTCGGCGACGAGCAACTCGTCAAGGTCCCCATTCTGCGTGATGACGAAACCATAGTAACGGGGAAGCCGACTGTTGCCCTTGGCATCTTCCCATCGCGTCACCACCGTGAACGGGCCACTCGTGAGCAGGCGCTCGGTGAATCGTGAAGCCTCTCGCCCCAGCCTCAGCACGTCGGCGGGATCAACGTCGAAATATTCGGCCTGTTCGCGGATTCGTTCCGCATAGGTCTCCTTGGTCTCCGGACAGTCCACGTAATACAACCGGAAAATAAATTCCTTCCCCTCATGAAGGACATGAAACGAATCGCCATCATTGCCGCCTCGGCGCAGAAGCCGGCATCCCTCCAACACGGTCCATCCCGGTTGGCCTCTTATCTCGTCTGCGATGGAAGCCGTTCTGTCCGGGGAACCGGCCGCGATATGCTCCCCTCGTCGGAGAATCGGCGGTGCCTGGCCCGCGAGCGCACGGGCCAGCGCCTGGTCTTCGGGAACGAGATTCCGAATCGAAATTTGAACCGTTTGTCCGTCATTTCGGCGCAGCACGACCCAATCGAGAACCATCTGGATGAATTCCGCGTTGACGCGCTCGCCCGAGGCGCTCGTCCAGACCCGAAAAGTCTCACCGGTCAGGAGGGTCTGCATTTCTGGCGGAGCTGCCTGAGGAGGCAACGGCTCAGGCGGCGCGGCGGGCGGTGAAGCCGCCGTAGGACGTAGCCGTTCCGACAGCCAGTCGGCAACCTGATGGTGACCCATCAGTGCGGCGATCTCCGCTGGAGTCAGTCCGTTTTCGTCCAGCGCCTCGAGGTCAGCGCCGCGTCCGGCCAAAAACTGAACGGCTTCGAGGCGACCGTCGCGCGCGGCCGCGTGAAGCGGGGTGAACCCAAACTTGTCTCGGGTGTGCAATCGGCCGCCCCCATCGAGCAGAGCCTCCAGCACCTGGACATGTCCTGCGAATGCGGCTGCGTGTACGGCGGTCGCGCCATCGTCGTCCATTTCGGTCGGATCCGCACCCCGCGCGAGAAGGGATCGGATCGTTTCCAGATCTCCCTGTTTGGCAGCTTCGTGAAGGGTGAGGGACGGTTTCTTCGGCTCGACCTCTATCGAAGAGTCGGAACGCGGCTTAGGTGGCGCGGCGGGCGGCGGTACGTCGCATCCCGCCAAGATGCTCACGAGAGCCAAAGGCAGGATGGTTACGAAACGCGACGCAGCCCTCAACGCGCTTTCTCCAGCCTAGCCAGGATCAGGTTGGCCACCGGTTGCGGAAGGTAAAGCGCGGACCGGTATTCACACCGCCCTGCAAAGCGGCTCATCGGTTCCAAATCCGTCAATTCCGTCTGAATGATCAGAACGCCGTCGCGCGAGGTTACGCGATGCGCAACCTGCA
This portion of the Kiritimatiellia bacterium genome encodes:
- a CDS encoding FAD-dependent oxidoreductase, producing MGARDDALRRLETESFDLLVVGAGIHGASAAWTAARLGLKTALIDAGDFGAATSANSLKVIHGGLRYLQHGNFKRMRESILARRRFLQLAPALLRPQAFAIPTRGWGVRSRMALRAALWVNDLVSFDRNYGVNKTHQLPCGRILSRREAAELWPLLPAASYDGAALWYDALAHDIERLTLAFALSASWRGAAVANYVRAVRILESGGAVSGVLARDEIADAEFAIGARAVLNAAGPWWKTWCGRRGREHPLVGAWNLVVRKRWFGSIGVGLESRQEHLDPDALIQRGRRNLFFVPWREGTMVGTVYEPYSGDPADYRPSPGSIEAFIREINAVLPGAGLEAADITLLHIGVQPASTAGGSPEPDKHSEIQADALRGLFHIKGVKYTTGLSVGETAARRIARMLGVGNSAIQEDALIGAEPLAGDLRAQTRRAVEHEFAVRLSDVVIRRTGLGTFSRPPDSEIECMATEMARILDWSAVRLKQELELLEQDFRWFRP
- a CDS encoding glycosyltransferase family 4 protein; amino-acid sequence: MKVLLLAPQPFYEERGTPIAVKWVAETLAAEGHEVDLVTFPFGRDVSVPGVRIFRARRPRGVQRVPIGFSVAKLRCDAGLFQLAGRLVRETRYDVVHACEESIFFARRLASRIGARVVYDMDSSMADQLIEKWGWLRLVAPILYAFERYAIRSADLVLPVCRALADKVERHAPGKPCVLLHDMAMDFPPVPPETEPLRERLGIRGTLALYVGNLEHYQGVDLLLEGFAAASDPDLRLVIIGGREQDVANYRARADSLGLAGRAFLLGPRPLERLMYYLQQADILVSPRLRGVNTPMKIYSYLAAGRAIVATRIESHTQVLDDSVARLVDPEPTALADALTELARDPAARQRLGAAAATRASERHSREAYRKALRESYSLLARGG
- a CDS encoding ankyrin repeat domain-containing protein — translated: MRAASRFVTILPLALVSILAGCDVPPPAAPPKPRSDSSIEVEPKKPSLTLHEAAKQGDLETIRSLLARGADPTEMDDDGATAVHAAAFAGHVQVLEALLDGGGRLHTRDKFGFTPLHAAARDGRLEAVQFLAGRGADLEALDENGLTPAEIAALMGHHQVADWLSERLRPTAASPPAAPPEPLPPQAAPPEMQTLLTGETFRVWTSASGERVNAEFIQMVLDWVVLRRNDGQTVQISIRNLVPEDQALARALAGQAPPILRRGEHIAAGSPDRTASIADEIRGQPGWTVLEGCRLLRRGGNDGDSFHVLHEGKEFIFRLYYVDCPETKETYAERIREQAEYFDVDPADVLRLGREASRFTERLLTSGPFTVVTRWEDAKGNSRLPRYYGFVITQNGDLDELLVAEGLARPHGMWVEGAWDSRKQQTLKRLEKEARRARLGAWGLMPEARAMLR